The Elgaria multicarinata webbii isolate HBS135686 ecotype San Diego chromosome 1, rElgMul1.1.pri, whole genome shotgun sequence genome has a window encoding:
- the CEBPB gene encoding CCAAT/enhancer-binding protein beta yields MQRLVAWEQACLPIQPQAFKSMEVANFYYETDCLAALSKLHPRAAGARSMTELSVGDHERAIDFSPYLDPLASQQQQQQQPPPPSTAAGGNFEPVCSGGGSGGGNSSQDFLSDLFSEQDYKGGVGKKQQHPDYTYISLARHGPHHHPGVGQNHKAGGPLLGCFPPQMVETKVEPVFEHLDSCKGPRKEEGGGGAGPGLGGMSSPYGSTVRSYLGYQSVPSGSSGNLSTASSSSPPGTPNPSDSSKSASAGGGSGGGGGVYPAGPGGGKHKSKKCVDKHSEEYKIRRERNNIAVRKSRDKAKMRNLETQHKVLELTAENERLQKKVEQLSRELSTLRNLFKQLPEPLLATSGHC; encoded by the coding sequence ATGCAACGCCTGGTGGCCTGGGAGCAGGCATGCCTTCCCATCCAGCCGCAGGCCTTTAAATCCATGGAAGTGGCGAATTTCTATTACGAGACGGACTGTCTGGCCGCTCTGAGCAAGCTGCACCCGCGGGCGGCAGGGGCCCGCTCCATGACCGAGCTCAGCGTGGGCGACCACGAGAGAGCCATCGACTTCAGCCCTTACCTGGACCCTTTAGcatcgcagcagcagcagcagcagcagccgccgcctccttccACGGCAGCAGGGGGCAACTTTGAGCCGGtttgcagcggcggcggcagcggcggcgggaacAGCAGCCAAGATTTTCTCTCCGATCTCTTCTCGGAGCAGGACTATAAAGGCGGCGTtggcaagaagcagcagcacccCGATTACACTTACATCAGCCTGGCCAGGCAcggcccccaccaccacccgggCGTGGGGCAAAACCACAAGGCCGGCGGGCCGCTGCTGGGCTGCTTCCCGCCGCAGATGGTGGAGACCAAAGTGGAGCCGGTCTTCGAGCACTTGGACTCTTGCAAAGGGCCCCGCAAggaggaaggcggcggcggcgcagggCCCGGCCTGGGGGGCATGTCCTCGCCTTACGGCAGCACGGTGCGCTCCTACCTGGGGTACCAGTCGGTGCcgagcggcagcagcggcaaccTCTCCACGGCGTCGTCGTCTAGCCCCCCCGGCACCCCGAACCCGTCGGATTCCTCGAAGTCCGCCTCGGCCGGAGGAggaagtggcggcggcggcggcgtttaCCCGGCAGGCCCCGGCGGCGGCAAGCACAAGTCCAAGAAGTGCGTGGACAAGCACAGCGAGGAGTACAAGATCCGCCGCGAGCGGAACAACATCGCCGTGCGCAAGAGCCGCGACAAAGCCAAAATGCGCAACCTCGAGACGCAGCACAAAGTCTTGGAACTGACGGCCGAGAACGAGAGGCTGCAAAAGAAAGTGGAGCAGCTCTCCCGGGAGCTCAGCACCCTCCGGAACTTGTTCAAACAGCTGCCCGAGCCGCTCTTGGCCACCTCAGGACACTGCTAG